GCCTAGCAGCCCGCTCTCCGGCCGCCGTGCGACCGCCTCCCGCCACGGCCGGTCGGCGGCTCCCATCAGCCTGCCGGGTTCCAGCCGTCACTGCCCGCCAGGTAGGCACGGGCCGTGTACTTCGCGGCCTGGGCGTCGGTCAGCTGCGGCCGGTTCGCACCCGTGCCGGCGCCGGGGCCGGTGTTGGCGTACTCGGCGAAGCGGGCGGACTTCCAGGAGAAGCCGCCCATGTCGGTCCACGGTGCGGCGCTCTTGACGGCGGCCGGCAGGCTGGTGTCGCGGATGACCAACTGGCCGACCGCGTCGGACCCGGTGTGCCAGGGACGCCCCAGGTAGAAGGTGTCCGCCTTGGCCGGGCTGTTGATCGCACTGTCGGTGATGAGGATGCCGTACGGCTTCGCCGAGGCGGTGTTGGGCGCGGACAGGTAGCCGTTGTTCCCGCCGGCGGCCGCGCCGCGGTCCCGGAGCGTGATGTTCACGTGCTCGTACACGGCGGTGGCGTTGCCGAAGACGAAGTCGACGTCACCGGCGACGAAGGAGTTGCGGAAGTACTGCCGGTACTGCCCGGTCGCGGAGGGCGCCCAGTTCAGCACGGTGTCCTGGTGGCCGATGAAGCGCGAGTTGACGTAACTCTGGCGGTCCCCGCGAGCGGCGAGGGCCACCCCCTGGGTGTCCGTGATCTCCGGGTGGGCCGATCGCTCGAAGGTGTTCTGCACCGTGACGCCGGTGAGCGTGGTGTCGTTCGCCGAGACGGTGAGGGTCGCACTGCCCTCGGTACCGTACCTGGAGCCGTCGGGCCTGCGGGTGCCGGCCGCGTTGTCGTACGTGATGACCACGTCCTCGGCGTTACCGGTGGCGCCCTTGACGGTCAGTCCCGTCTTGGCCACCGGGACGTTCACCACCTCGCGGTACGTGCCCTTGGCGACCAGGACGGTGTCGCCGGGCGCGGACGCGTCCACCGCCGACTGCACCGTCCGGTACGCCGCCGAGCCGTCGGCGGCCACGGCGAGCATCCTGCGCGCGGACACCGTGGCGGCGGCGTCGGCGTGCACGACCAGCGGCATGGCGCCCAGGCCGGCCGCGGCCACCACCGCCGCCCCGAACAGGGCGAGCCGGCGGCGGCCGGCCGGGCGGCGACGAGCGTGTGCGGGCATAGGGGTCACTCCTTGCGGCGAGGGTCCGTTCGTCCTTCAGTTGCCGCCGGGAGAAGGAAGGTTGCCGCCGATCCAGGACAGTCTTCGCCGTGCCGTGCCGCCGCACCCGTCACGGTGCCCACGAAACCGCGCGGCGCAGCAACGAACGTGCCGGTCGACCCGCGCCCGGCCTGGCCTGCCCCGCAGTCGCCAGCCGCCTCGGCGCAGGCTGCGGCCAGACCGTCGGCGAGCCTCGCCGCCCGGGTGGTGCCCAGCAGCTCCGAGTGCTCTGCCAGGCCGACGGTCGCCGCAGCCCCCGAGGCGCTGCGGCGTGCCCGGGTAAGGGGCGGGCCCGTGCCGGAACCGATCGTGATGCCGCCCCCGAATTCGCCGCGGGCCGGCGTCGACCGTCGGTACCAAAGGACGGGCGCCCTGGTGCGCGCGACCGCCAGGGACGAGCCCGGGGCGCTCGTGGATCGTCGGACACCTGCGGGTCGCACGTCCCGTCGGAGCCGGCCCCACGCTCTCGCGATTCCGACGGGGCCGCCCTCGAACGAGCGCGCCTACGCTTCGTGGTCGCCCTCGCCGCGGTGTTATCAATGACACATGGTCGAACAGCCCGACCGAGTCCGAACCGTATCGAAGCGGTCGCTGGCGGCGAAGAAACCTCTCGGGAAGAGTCCTCGGAGCGTTGCCGGCCAGGTCTTCGTGCTGCAGGTCGTGGTCGTGGTGCTGCTCGTCCTCGGGGCGATCCTGGCGCTGGTCCTGGAGTCGCGGCACGCCAGCGACGCGGAGGCCCGAAATCGTTCGGTGGCCGTCGCGGAGACGTTCGCGCACTCCCCCGGCCTGCGCGAAGCACTGAAGTCCCCCTCTCCGACGGCGGTGCTCCAGCCGTTGACGGAGGAGACGCGCCAGCAGGCGGGTGTGGACTTCATCGTGGTCATGGACACCCACGGGATCCGGTACACGCACCCGTTGCCCGACCGGATCGGCAAGCAGTTCGTCGGAACGATCGGCCCCTCGCTGGCCGGCCGGATCTACACCGAGAGCGTGCACGGCCCGCTCGGCCACGAGGTGCAGGCGGTCGTTCCCGTCAAGGCCCCCGACGGGTCGGTCGTGGGGCTGGTGTCGGCCGGGCTCAAGGTCAAGAACGTCGCCTCGGCCGGCAACCGGCAGCTGCCCGTCATTCTGGGCACGGGCGCAGCCGCACTCGCGGTGGCCACGACCGGGACCGCCCTGGTCGCCAGGCGGCTCAAGCGCCAGACCCGCGGACTGGGCCCGGCCGAGATGACCCGCATGTACGAGCACCACAACGCCGTCCTGCACGCCGTGCGGGAGGGCGTGGTCATCGTCGGGGAGGACAAGCGGTTGCTCCTCGCGAACGACGAGGCGAGGGAGCTGCTCGGACTCCCGGCCGACGCGGAGGGCCGGTACCTGGGCGGGCTGGGGGGCCTCAACCCCGACACCGAGGAGCTGCTGCTCTCGGGCCGGGTGGCCACGGACGAGGTGCACCGGGCCACCGGCCGGTTGCTCGTGGTGAACCAGCGGCCGACCGACCGGCACGGCGGTTCCATGGGAACGGTCGCGACAATCCGTGACTCCACGGAACTCCTCGCGCTGGCCGGCAAGGCCGAGGTGACCGGCAACCGCCTCGCCCTCCTCTACGAGGCCGGGATCGGCATCGGTACGTCGCTCGATGTCGTGCGCACTGCCGAGGAGCTGGCAGGGCTCGCTGTTCCCGGCTTCGCGGACTTCGTCACCGTCGACCTCGCCGACCCCGTGCTGCATGGCGACGAGCCGACCGGCACCCGGCTGGACCTGCGCCGGGTCGCCGTCAACGGGATCCAGGAGGACCATCCCTTCTACCCGCGCGGCAAGCTGATCGACTTCGTCCCTTCCACCCCTCAGGCCCAGGGCTTCGGCAGCGGCCGGTCGCAGGTGGTGCCCGACCTGTCGGTCGCCCACGGCTGGCAGGCCCAGGACCCGGAATGGACGCGGCGGATCGTCGACCACGGTGTCCACTCGCTCCTCACCATTCCGGTGACGGCGCGCGGCATCATCCTGGGCGTCGCCAACTTCTGGCGGTCGCGGAAACCCGGGCCCTTCGACGACGGGGACCGCTCGCTGGGCGAGGAACTGGTCGCACGGGCCGCGGTCAGCATCGACAACGCCCGCCGCTACACCCGCGAGCACGCGATGGCCGTGACCCTGCAACGCAGCCTGCTGCCGCGCGCCCTGCCGGAGCAGAGTGCCCTCGACGTCGCGCACCGCTACCTGCCCGCACAGTCCGGAGTCAGCGGCGACTGGTTCGACGTGATACCGCTGCCCGGCAGTCGGGTCGCCCTCGTCGTGGGCGACGTCGTCGGTCACGGCCTGCACGCCGCGGCCACCATGGGCCGCCTGCGCACCGCCGTGCACAACTTCTCCACCCTCGACCTTCCACCGGACGAGCTGCTCGGTCACCTGGACGAGCTGGTGAACCGCATCGACCAGGAGGAGAGCGACGGCGGTACCGGGACAGGCGTCACCGGGGCCACGTGCCTGTACGCGATCTACGACCCGGTCTCCCAGCTCTGCACCGTCGCGACGGCGGGACACCCCGCGCCCGCGCTGGTCGGGCCCGACGGCAGCGTCTTCTTCCCGGAGCTCCCGGTGGGCCCACCGCTGGGAGTGGGCGGCATGCCGTTCGAGACAGCACAGCTGCACCTGGCCGAAGGCACCCAGATCGTCCTCTACACGGACGGACTGATCGAGGAGCGCACCCGCGACTTCGACGTCGGCATGGAGCTGCTGCGCGAGGCGCTCTCCCACCGCGACCGGCAACCCGAGGAGAACTGCCGGGCCGTCCTCGACGCCCTGCTGCCCGACCGTCCGCAGGACGACGTCGCCCTGCTGATCGCGAAGACCCGGGTGCTCGACGCCGACCGGATCGCCGAGCGCGAGGTACCGTCCGATCCGGCCGCCGTCGCCGACGTGCGTGCGTGGATCAGCGCGACGCTGGACGAGTGGGGCCTGGCCGATCTGACGTTCGGCACGGAACTGGTACTCAGCGAACTGGTCACCAACGCCATCCGCTACGGCTCCCCGCCGGTGCGGGTGAGGCTGCTGCGCGACCGCAGCCTGATCTGCGAGGTCACCGACGGCAGCAGCACCTCCCCGCACCTGAAGTACGCGGCGACGACGGACGAGGGCGGCCGCGGGCTCTTCCTGGTGGCCCAGCTCACCGAGCGCTGGGGCACCAGGTACACCTCGCAGGGCAAGATCATCTGGGCGGAGCAGCCACTCCCCGCCCCTGCCGAAGCCCGGGTGTGAAGAGGAGGGCCCCGAACCCCCGGCGGCACT
The sequence above is a segment of the Kitasatospora sp. NBC_00240 genome. Coding sequences within it:
- a CDS encoding SpoIIE family protein phosphatase/ATP-binding protein, producing MVEQPDRVRTVSKRSLAAKKPLGKSPRSVAGQVFVLQVVVVVLLVLGAILALVLESRHASDAEARNRSVAVAETFAHSPGLREALKSPSPTAVLQPLTEETRQQAGVDFIVVMDTHGIRYTHPLPDRIGKQFVGTIGPSLAGRIYTESVHGPLGHEVQAVVPVKAPDGSVVGLVSAGLKVKNVASAGNRQLPVILGTGAAALAVATTGTALVARRLKRQTRGLGPAEMTRMYEHHNAVLHAVREGVVIVGEDKRLLLANDEARELLGLPADAEGRYLGGLGGLNPDTEELLLSGRVATDEVHRATGRLLVVNQRPTDRHGGSMGTVATIRDSTELLALAGKAEVTGNRLALLYEAGIGIGTSLDVVRTAEELAGLAVPGFADFVTVDLADPVLHGDEPTGTRLDLRRVAVNGIQEDHPFYPRGKLIDFVPSTPQAQGFGSGRSQVVPDLSVAHGWQAQDPEWTRRIVDHGVHSLLTIPVTARGIILGVANFWRSRKPGPFDDGDRSLGEELVARAAVSIDNARRYTREHAMAVTLQRSLLPRALPEQSALDVAHRYLPAQSGVSGDWFDVIPLPGSRVALVVGDVVGHGLHAAATMGRLRTAVHNFSTLDLPPDELLGHLDELVNRIDQEESDGGTGTGVTGATCLYAIYDPVSQLCTVATAGHPAPALVGPDGSVFFPELPVGPPLGVGGMPFETAQLHLAEGTQIVLYTDGLIEERTRDFDVGMELLREALSHRDRQPEENCRAVLDALLPDRPQDDVALLIAKTRVLDADRIAEREVPSDPAAVADVRAWISATLDEWGLADLTFGTELVLSELVTNAIRYGSPPVRVRLLRDRSLICEVTDGSSTSPHLKYAATTDEGGRGLFLVAQLTERWGTRYTSQGKIIWAEQPLPAPAEARV
- a CDS encoding pectinesterase family protein; its protein translation is MPAHARRRPAGRRRLALFGAAVVAAAGLGAMPLVVHADAAATVSARRMLAVAADGSAAYRTVQSAVDASAPGDTVLVAKGTYREVVNVPVAKTGLTVKGATGNAEDVVITYDNAAGTRRPDGSRYGTEGSATLTVSANDTTLTGVTVQNTFERSAHPEITDTQGVALAARGDRQSYVNSRFIGHQDTVLNWAPSATGQYRQYFRNSFVAGDVDFVFGNATAVYEHVNITLRDRGAAAGGNNGYLSAPNTASAKPYGILITDSAINSPAKADTFYLGRPWHTGSDAVGQLVIRDTSLPAAVKSAAPWTDMGGFSWKSARFAEYANTGPGAGTGANRPQLTDAQAAKYTARAYLAGSDGWNPAG